A single window of Flavobacteriales bacterium DNA harbors:
- a CDS encoding site-specific integrase, whose translation MAKVKLKLDNRKNSKRKDGTSPLILFLSHKTKTRTISLGYSLKSKDWCQETLKIKNIENHKFISIKVNNQLTKARAFIISHKLEIETMSIEELKNRVLTEILSNESTLTYDKRKFLKKKITKTSLVNYSKLKIERLRNANKLGYIEAIQTGINSLLQFHNTNDVLFSEIDKTFLKNFIAYSTGRGNKPNTISAYLRPIKTLFNEAIEDDIISADLYPFKGLKMPRAKPTKKRALRIETINAIRDLELKEKSALWDARNYFLFMFNNMGLNMIDMAKLRKGQLRDLKIEEGKIISGRLLYTRSKNQRQYSIKLTDESLKILSFYNVVQKSDGDLVFPIGFNDSPMGRRTYKKKRQRINGRLKTLGKMVGVDEEITSYYARHSWATIAKRKMIPVSVIAEGLGHSDLKTTQIYLDSFDDETLDEANDRIVG comes from the coding sequence ATGGCTAAAGTAAAACTTAAATTAGATAATAGAAAAAATAGTAAAAGAAAAGATGGAACTTCTCCTTTGATATTATTCTTGTCTCACAAAACAAAAACAAGAACTATTTCTTTAGGCTATTCATTAAAAAGTAAAGATTGGTGTCAAGAAACATTAAAAATAAAGAATATAGAGAATCATAAATTTATTTCAATTAAAGTAAATAATCAATTGACTAAGGCAAGAGCTTTTATTATTTCTCACAAGCTAGAAATTGAAACGATGTCTATAGAAGAATTAAAGAATAGAGTTTTAACAGAGATATTATCAAATGAATCAACTTTAACTTATGATAAGAGAAAATTTTTGAAAAAGAAAATAACAAAAACTTCATTAGTTAATTATTCAAAATTAAAAATAGAAAGACTAAGAAATGCAAATAAATTAGGGTACATAGAAGCAATTCAAACTGGTATCAATTCCTTACTTCAGTTTCATAACACAAATGATGTATTATTTTCAGAAATAGATAAAACGTTTTTGAAAAACTTTATAGCTTATTCTACAGGTAGAGGTAATAAACCAAATACAATAAGTGCTTACTTAAGGCCTATCAAAACGTTATTTAATGAAGCAATAGAAGATGATATTATTTCAGCAGATTTATATCCTTTTAAAGGATTAAAAATGCCAAGGGCAAAACCAACCAAAAAAAGAGCTTTAAGAATAGAAACAATTAATGCTATTAGAGATTTAGAATTAAAAGAGAAATCTGCTCTATGGGATGCTAGGAACTACTTTCTTTTTATGTTTAATAATATGGGGCTAAATATGATAGATATGGCCAAATTAAGAAAAGGACAATTAAGAGATTTAAAAATAGAGGAGGGAAAAATAATATCTGGAAGACTTTTATATACAAGAAGTAAAAATCAACGACAGTATTCTATTAAACTTACTGATGAATCATTAAAAATTCTTAGTTTTTACAATGTAGTGCAAAAATCAGATGGTGATTTAGTCTTTCCTATTGGTTTTAATGATTCTCCAATGGGAAGAAGAACGTATAAAAAGAAGAGACAACGTATTAATGGTAGGTTGAAAACTTTAGGTAAAATGGTAGGAGTAGATGAAGAAATTACTTCATATTATGCAAGACACTCTTGGGCAACAATAGCGAAAAGAAAAATGATACCAGTTTCAGTAATAGCAGAAGGTTTAGGACATTCCGATCTAAAAACAACACAAATTTATCTAGATTCATTTGATGATGAAACATTAGACGAAGCTAATGACAGAATAGTAGGTTGA
- a CDS encoding DUF4932 domain-containing protein, protein MKQIIGIFLISLTLNACFQKKEVNIEQKATILKEPKVDKRVELLSIIFRLAGSHEYSQNLFPKYVESIESHFGKYKNHDLIKFVKDELLEDGIGFSSVMSMAIHITEPPIIKPISIPFPCKSLEEPWEKESSIKFLKLLNEFYADADCETFFSKNKELYKTASNRFKKVYQQLDLEWYQNFYGAKPKGEFRIINALGNGGANYGPKIFTKNGNEVIYAIMGTWSVDSLSIPNYEIDEYFPTLLHEFNHSFVNHLVEIYRSELQKSGTIIFDKIKNEMNKQAYGNWKTMYDEALVRAAVVKYMKDHDYDKKTIENELDEQLISSFLWTDELVMELERYDNNRYKYPSLGSFMPEIIKFFNLIAPKIEDLKKRTDK, encoded by the coding sequence ATGAAACAAATAATAGGAATATTTTTGATTTCACTCACTTTAAATGCGTGTTTTCAAAAGAAAGAAGTAAATATTGAACAAAAAGCAACAATACTAAAAGAACCGAAAGTAGATAAACGTGTAGAACTATTAAGCATTATTTTTAGACTTGCAGGTAGTCATGAATATAGTCAAAACCTTTTTCCAAAGTACGTTGAAAGCATTGAAAGTCATTTTGGAAAATATAAAAATCACGATTTAATTAAGTTCGTAAAAGATGAATTACTTGAGGATGGAATTGGTTTTAGTTCTGTTATGAGTATGGCTATTCATATAACTGAACCGCCTATTATTAAACCTATATCAATCCCTTTTCCATGCAAATCACTTGAGGAACCTTGGGAAAAAGAAAGCTCAATAAAATTTTTGAAGCTGTTAAATGAATTTTATGCTGATGCCGACTGTGAAACTTTTTTTAGTAAAAATAAAGAACTTTACAAAACTGCATCTAACAGATTTAAAAAAGTATATCAACAATTAGACTTAGAATGGTATCAAAATTTTTATGGGGCAAAGCCTAAAGGTGAATTTAGAATTATAAATGCATTAGGAAATGGTGGTGCAAATTATGGTCCAAAAATATTCACTAAAAATGGAAATGAAGTAATATATGCAATAATGGGAACGTGGAGTGTTGATAGTTTAAGTATTCCTAATTATGAAATTGACGAATATTTCCCAACACTTTTACATGAGTTTAATCATTCATTTGTAAATCATCTTGTAGAGATATATCGTTCTGAGCTTCAAAAAAGTGGTACAATAATTTTTGATAAAATAAAAAATGAAATGAATAAACAAGCATATGGCAATTGGAAAACTATGTATGATGAAGCGTTGGTTAGAGCGGCAGTTGTCAAATATATGAAGGATCATGATTATGATAAAAAAACAATCGAAAATGAATTGGATGAGCAGTTAATTAGCAGTTTTTTATGGACTGATGAGTTAGTAATGGAATTGGAGAGATATGATAATAATAGATATAAGTATCCATCACTAGGAAGTTTTATGCCTGAAATAATAAAGTTTTTTAATCTTATCGCACCTAAAATTGAGGATTTAAAGAAAAGAACTGATAAATAA
- a CDS encoding NAD(P)H-dependent oxidoreductase: protein MEFLEKLKWRYATKAMNGSSVDKEKIDQIIEAISLSPTSSGLQPFEVLVITNDEVKQKIKAVAWNQSVVTDCSHLFVFAAWGTYTEDRINRMFDLTNEIRGFKNEGWENYRQTLLNSYPQRSPEYNFQHASKQAYIAFTNAINAVAALGIDCTPMEGFEPEAVDDILNLKEKGLRSCVMLPIGYRDEKKDWLVNLEKVRKPYEELITVIE, encoded by the coding sequence ATGGAATTCTTAGAGAAGTTAAAATGGAGATATGCTACTAAAGCTATGAATGGTAGTAGTGTTGATAAGGAAAAGATTGATCAAATTATTGAAGCAATATCGTTGTCTCCTACTTCAAGTGGATTACAGCCTTTTGAAGTTTTAGTCATAACTAATGATGAAGTCAAACAAAAAATAAAAGCTGTAGCTTGGAATCAATCTGTAGTTACAGACTGTTCACATTTATTTGTTTTTGCGGCATGGGGTACATACACTGAAGATAGAATCAATCGTATGTTTGATTTGACAAACGAAATTAGAGGGTTTAAGAATGAAGGTTGGGAAAATTACCGACAAACGCTTTTAAATTCGTATCCACAAAGATCGCCAGAGTATAATTTTCAACATGCTTCAAAACAAGCTTACATTGCGTTTACTAATGCAATTAATGCTGTAGCTGCATTAGGTATAGATTGTACGCCAATGGAAGGGTTTGAACCTGAAGCTGTAGATGATATTTTAAATCTTAAAGAAAAAGGGTTGAGGAGTTGTGTAATGTTACCTATTGGTTATAGAGATGAAAAAAAAGATTGGCTAGTAAACCTTGAAAAGGTTAGAAAACCTTATGAAGAATTAATTACTGTAATTGAGTAG